The window ACAACGATCGCGATAAGGAAGCAGATCAGATATACCAGTGTGGCGCGCACCTTTTCCTTGGCGCTGCGATTTCCTGCAAACGTGAATCTGCTGTTCAGTGAGTAGGCGAGTGAGCTGCCTACGGCGAAGCTGATTCCTCGACTCACAGCCGGGTTCAGCCCGAGGGAAAGTAGCGCTGATCGCGTACCGAAATCGAAGACGGCACCCGCAGTTCCAACCATACAGAACAGCAAGATGCGCTTATAAGTCCGAAAGAACGAACGCCCGCCTGCCGCGAAACCATCGGTAACGCTGCCCATGAAACCCCTTGCGCTTAGTTGCGGACGTTGCCCCCCAGACGGGATACCAGTAACTGATGATGATCGGAGACTGCGTGCGCGTATCGGTTGTTCGCGTATCCACAATGGGGGGTAATCCGCCAGCCCACCATTACGCTGCATGCCAGCGCAAGGCTGGCCTATGATTACTTTTGCCTGATTTCAACCTTGCTGCGATCTTCCGGTTTAGAATTGACGTCCAAAAATACAAACCTTTTCATCGCCCACCATCGAAATGCTGTTGCCATCAGTGTGCCGATAATGATCCCGCTAACGAAGTCGGCAATATTCTCGACAAAGAAGGACACGTCGGGAGTTCTAAGATCCAAAATATAGCGCGAGGACCACAGCGGAATCTGATTGATTATCACGCCAACTCCCGCCACTCCGAAGAAGAGTGCAGATTCATGATGGCGCGGCCGGCCACCTCGATCAGCGAAAGACCACTCCTTGTTCAGAACATAGGAGATAATCGTCGAAACTAGGATGGCGATAATATTTGCTGTGACAGGATTATCTTGAAGTACCGTCCACTTGAGGCCGAAGAAAAGAACAGTAGTGGTAACGAGGGTTATTGCTCCCACCGTCAGGAATTTGATCAGTTCCGAGTTCTTCAACAAGCGTCCGAGCCATGGCTCCGGAATGCGCGCCACGATGTACTCAACCAGTTTCAATTTTCCCCCAGCGCATCTCCGCAACTCGCCTACGCTGCGAGCGGAAACATCGACGATATGTTCATTTGGTCTCTAACTCAATATCAATGGACGTTACCACAACGGCGCGTACTTCCGACCGGCACTCGCTTAGGCGGAGGACTAAAATGGCACGCTGCTGCACATTTGTCCCCCTAAACACGGTGACTAACACTGCGTTCAATTATGTGGCTGTCAGTTTCAGAAGACAACTGCATGTGTCCTGTCAGCGTTCGATGTCGCGGCCGCGCTGCTTCTGCTGATCGGGCTGTTCGCATTGGCGAGGCCAGATCATAGCGCGGATGTTGCGCTCCTATCTCCGGTGAGGGTGAACCTGGTTGATCGCGATCACCGACACCGCGTCGTTGCCCAGTTGGTGACGTAGGTGCCGGCACGACTCGTTCAAGAAGCTACGGCGCATGCTCTGAATCCCACGGGAGAGTCCTGAGACTTACTAATTTGAGCAATGCATGTAGTGGAGAATCGGAAAGAATGTGCCGATAAGTTCGGCAGTGCACGTAGAGGCAGTTATCCACCGAAAGTACTAGTAATTTCTCCCAGGTCTCCTACTAAAGTACTAAGAAATTTAGCTGCATAGTTCAGTTAAATGTGACACATCCGACAAATTTCCGAAAAAGGTGATTCTCTCTACACTGCTCCCTTTACTGTCCCAAACTATGAATTCCTCTCCGCGATGGGCAGGACCGTTGAAGTCGGCTAGAACGGCTGGGCGCCGAACTGGCACGCGGGTGGGCTGGCCGTCGTGGCCGTGATTACCCCATTGCTGCTCGCCGGCTGCTCGTCGGACAGCCCGACCGCGGAACCCTCTGCGAGCGCCGCGGAATCGACATCCGTCGAGGCGAACACGGGATCAGGCGGATGCGATGCGGTGTCGAGGTACTCGGGGGCGAGCCTGTTCGGGCTGGAATGGCTTCTCGCTTACAAGAAGGACCCGTCCGCCTCCGATGTGACCCTGCGGCGCTGCCACTACGTGCACAACACGGACAACGACGACGAGCACCAACCCAACTTGCACATCAGGCTTATGACCGGGGACCTCGCTCCGGCGCCATCGCTCGTCCCCGACGGCGCCGAGATGCAGAGAATCCTTCTCTCGCTCCCTGAATCGACCGATCCGGGACGGGGGCGCTGCGGCCCTGTGGGTGGTCAAGTGAACAACTTCGACGAGTACACCGTAATCGACCAGTACGGGGTGTCGGTGGCGAAGTTTCAGACGAGCGAGTACGGAAGTTGCGGCGTACGCAATGTGATTCCCCGGGCGTTGATTCCCCCGGCGTGACGTCGTAGAACTCTCGCCCAGGCCGCTGGCCTGCCGTCCGGACAACTCCGGCGGCAGGCCAGCGGCCTGTCGGGACAACGGACTCGGTGCCAGTCGTCACGAATCAGCTGGCATCGTTGTCGATCGCTCAGGCTACTGGTCGCTCGATCCACTGAGCTAGTGGTTCGATATCGCCGAGATCTACGACCCGTCCCGGCGGGAAAGTCTTCCACCGCCGCAAACCGCTAGCACTAAAGTCGGATCTTCGAGCAAACCGCTCCGGCAGTCTCCACAACCGGAATACGCTTGAGGGAATTCTGCGTCAAACACACCCCGCTACGTCCGCATCCAACGTTCCGGGGAATGCATCGCCGGATAGTGAGATCTTCCTTAGTCTCGCCGTGACCCGACCAGCGCCGCACGCAACGTGCCAAAAAATTCGTGAAAGACATGCCAGACAATCTCGAGAGTCACAACTGCCGGATCATCTACCGGCCGGCATCGGACAGTTGTCACCAATTCTTTCGTCGACACGATCACGCATACGGGGCGGTATGCAGCCGCGACCGCGTGTCGTCAGCGGCCGGAGTGTGCGGTGTGGCGGGCCCCAATTTCCCTGTTGGTGCCTGCCACACCGCTCCCCGCGCCTGAGCGGGAGTGCTGAACGTGTGAGTGTGCCGGTGACCATACCGGCGTCACACACTCAGCGGGCCGATGCAGAGCATCGGACGAGGTCAAGGATATCCTCAGCCACCGACCAGGCAGCATTCAGACCAGGCAGCTTTCACCCGAGAACCGATGCCACCCTTCACGGTTCGGTCGGTTCGGCGGTGAGCACCTGTGCGCGGATGACGCGGTAGCGGCTCAGCAGATCGGTCATCGCCTCGTCGGGGTGTGCCAGCTCCGGCAGGTCACAGCCTTCCCGCAGTAGCTCGTCGGTGAATTCGATCTGTTGACGGCATTGACGCAACATGGTTGCGGTC of the Rhodococcus sp. OK302 genome contains:
- a CDS encoding GtrA family protein yields the protein MGSVTDGFAAGGRSFFRTYKRILLFCMVGTAGAVFDFGTRSALLSLGLNPAVSRGISFAVGSSLAYSLNSRFTFAGNRSAKEKVRATLVYLICFLIAIVVDGIARRFISSGDFTLTAAWVISQAAATSMNFLLQKYYVFSGSD
- a CDS encoding GtrA family protein, with the protein product MARIPEPWLGRLLKNSELIKFLTVGAITLVTTTVLFFGLKWTVLQDNPVTANIIAILVSTIISYVLNKEWSFADRGGRPRHHESALFFGVAGVGVIINQIPLWSSRYILDLRTPDVSFFVENIADFVSGIIIGTLMATAFRWWAMKRFVFLDVNSKPEDRSKVEIRQK